From a single Nitrospirota bacterium genomic region:
- a CDS encoding chemotaxis protein CheW, whose amino-acid sequence MVENIENSGTPEKEYATPELKACIFSVGAQEFSVDMAYLKGIAELSDISPLPLSPPYIEGLTSLRGEAVPVVNLATLKELQEEKAKERWLIVLEVERTLFGIIANEMPDLAADYRGEFIDVPEFFETYRLR is encoded by the coding sequence GAAAATATAGAAAACTCAGGCACTCCGGAAAAGGAGTATGCTACTCCCGAATTAAAGGCCTGTATATTTTCTGTCGGCGCGCAGGAGTTTTCAGTAGACATGGCCTATCTAAAGGGAATAGCGGAGCTTTCAGATATCTCCCCCCTGCCTCTCAGTCCCCCTTACATAGAGGGGCTTACATCCCTGAGAGGAGAGGCCGTGCCCGTTGTGAATCTCGCCACCCTGAAGGAGCTTCAGGAAGAAAAGGCTAAAGAAAGGTGGCTGATAGTGCTTGAGGTGGAGAGGACTCTTTTTGGAATTATTGCAAACGAGATGCCGGATCTGGCCGCAGATTACAGAGGTGAGTTTATTGATGTCCCGGAATTTTTTGAAACATACAGGTTGAGGTAA